One segment of Castanea sativa cultivar Marrone di Chiusa Pesio chromosome 3, ASM4071231v1 DNA contains the following:
- the LOC142627529 gene encoding F-box protein SKIP28 yields MEISHVVEDNKNEDMHNSLTLLSSKSVSSQNEYTQEVEPGPPHESLFLVLAYLPLYELLAMSEVCMSLRDAVHNDVLLWLNIIVERPLSLRLSDEILMKITSKASGRLKTLVLIDCEKITDDGLQLVIRKNPHINKLFLPECTGLTPEGVIRAVKTLSENHQSLKSLRIHGIYNIKKDHLNTIRSFFQMKLPQQEHQRQQPILFHHRNSPEFRNEESNPMIDIDVDICPKCNNVSMVYDCPRETCKNKGCKACSLCIPRCEECGGCIIESEELEATACGDNLCSNCWLQLPKCNLCNQPYCKLHINHQHRLSSSTGFVCDACHVKFVAMLGAWYC; encoded by the exons ATGGAAATTTCACATGTTGTGGAGGACAACAAAAATGAAGACATGCATAATTCACTAACTCTACTTTCATCCAAATCTGTAAGTTCCCAAAACGAGTATACACAGGAAGTAGAACCAGGGCCACCCCATGAGTCTTTGTTCCTTGTTTTGGCTTACCTTCCTTTGTATGAGCTTCTTGCCATGAGTGAAGTTTGCATGTCATTAAGAGATGCAGTGCACAATGATGTACTGCTATGGCTGAATATCATTGTTGAAAGGCCTTTAAGTTTAAGGTTGTCTGATGAGATTCTGATGAAGATCACTTCAAAAGCGAGTGGTAGGCTGAAAACTTTGGTTCTGATAGACTGTGAGAAGATTACAGATGATGGGCTTCAGCTAGTCATAAGGAAGAACCCCCATATCAACAAg CTCTTCCTACCAGAATGCACTGGCTTAACCCCTGAGGGAGTCATTAGAGCTGTAAAGACATTATCCGAAAATCATCAGAGTTTAAAAAGTCTAAGGATACATGGCATCTACAACATAAAGAAAGATCACCTCAACACAATTCGCTCGTTTTTCCAAATGAAACTGCCTCAGCAGGAGCATCAAAGGCAGCAACCTATCCTATTTCATCACAGGAATTCCCCAGAGTTTAGAAATGAAGAAAGTAACCCTATGATCGACATTGACGTGGATATTTGCCCAAAGTGCAACAATGTAAGTATGGTATATGACTGTCCACGAGAGACCTGCAAGAATAAGGGTTGCAAGGCATGCAGCCTTTGCATTCCGAGGTGTGAAGAGTGTGGTGGATGCATCATAGAATCTGAAGAACTGGAAGCCACTGCGTGTGGTGACAACTTGTGTTCAAACTGCTGGTTGCAGCTTCCTAAATGTAATTTATGTAACCAGCCATATTGCAAGCTACACATCAATCACCAACACAGGCTTTCCAGCTCTACTGGTTTCGTTTGTGATGCTTGTCATGTGAAATTTGTTGCGATGTTGGGTGCTTGGTACTGCTAA